GTGATGTTCTTTAATGACTAATGTTCAGCTTTATACCGATTATGAAGTTAAAACTATACCTGCTGTAAAATTTCGTGAGATATTTTTGTCCCTCCCTTACCTTTCAATCTTGGGATTAAAACAAGATGGCACTCCTCCAATTCTCAAGTACCATCAAAAAAGTTGAAGTGGACGGTTTGAGAGAGCTATAACAGGCAACTTAGCGTCAagttcaagaaagagaaaggtgTATAGTCTACTTCACCAAGTTATTCACTTATGAATCTATTCTTATTCTCTAGCAGCACAGCCGAACGAATATTTTCTGTTGCTACATCACGTCATTTACCAAAGATAAGCAGATACAAAAGGGAAGTGAAAATACCGTATGGAGTAAAATAGATCGCCATTAAAGCACCAAAATAGAACGCCATTGAAGGATGTTCATGAAGCACTACATAACCAGTTCTTCACGCTCCATCCATGTATAATGTGCACCCCAACTCTGAGAAAGTGCTTCAATAATGTCCCCAAGCAAAGAAGATTTGGATTTTAGCTAAACCAACTAGGGAGacggcttttcttttttctcttgacCAAAGTAATTGaatatttacttgttttttctgCTTCATGGATGCCACCCGTTGCCTGAAAACTGTAGGACTTGAAAAGATCGTACATGACTTTTGATGTCGggatcataaaaaaatcagcGGCTTCGAACTTTTGTATTTTATAAAACTTCagttgcacaaaaaaaaaatccttccttttttgttgttttttgtcttCGAATGCAGAGTATCCACTTGTGCTGTTACATTTACTTAAAAAGGATAAGAAACACTAGAAAAGACGTGGGCAGTCTCTATAATAAACTTTCCAGTAGCAATGTGCTTTGGCAAGAGAAGTGTGTGCGTTTGTgtgtgtaacatatatatatatatatatactcaaacATCCCTTTAAGAGACGACCTTGGGAGAGGATGAGCCCGCCGGCCACCGGCAAACCCAGGCGAAAAATCCGGATGCTGGAAGCTGGCCGTTATCGTCTATGTTAATACACCAACCCAACGTTGCAGATTTGTAGTATGTAACAAATGGATTCCCCACAAAAGATATATCGAGATGCATGCCATAATCCGTGATGTTTCTTTATTATGACCTATCAGAAATTATGATGGCAGCGAGAAGGAGGGGGAAGGGGAGGGGGGAGGACGTACAGTACTGTTTGGCGTGACTGAGATCGAGAGTAGTAGAATCAAGGGTAGAGTCCCAGGAGTCGGGGAGGTGGCGGTCGAGCGGCTGGTGGTCGTAGTCGTAGCCGTTGAGATGGTAGTACTGGAAGTGGTCGGCGGCGGTGCTTCCGAAGACGCGTTTGACGAAGGAAACCTCGAGGGAGTGGAGGTAGGAGGAGTGCTTCTCCTTCGTCCATCCGAACTCAACGCTGCTGCCCTCTTTGCCCTCTGCTGCTGCAGGCAGCCGATCCATGGCGGAAAGCAATTTCAGACGAGgagtaaaagaaagaaattagagAAGGAAGGccggaaaaggagaaaagggcCACCGAAGGGTGATCGGTGGCGGTATTGGGTATTTAAAACCCCCTTTTTGTCATCTTCCCCGCACAAATATCTTATGGGCCCAACTCCACGTGCCCCCGCGTTAAAGAAACTGGATATTTGTGGGATAAAAGCAACTTTTCCACCATTTTTTCAGATGTTTACATAAAGATGGCTTTATGTTTCGTATATTACAtttgcctcccttcttcttttctccttcatATTTCACTCAACTCATGCTTCCTAGGCTTCAGCTCAGACCTTCGTTAAGCTCCAACGAGCACACTGTGAATAAAGTCCTAgttcgttttttttctttgtttactttgataacttaacatatatatatatataggtgttAAATAGCGATTGAtagggtattttcatcatttaatattattttttattttttccttcttgtttttctttcaaccatgaactaaaaaaatcaataactcTAGTTGTTTTTTATTCACTTAGCATCAAAGTATCtaacacttatatatatatatatatatatatatatatatatatatatatatatatatatatatatatatatatgtgactTTAGTTTTATAGAGTCATTCAGCTCAAGGCCCTTTGATCTCTCATTATGaacagttgagagaaaaacaacaaaaaaaaatatgtgaactaTTACTAAAtcataaaaatgtcaatcattttttctccttattttatATTAACTATTCATCACAATCGATAAGAAAATTCTCATGCATAAGTCCAGtgtctcctatatatatatatatatatatactagataGGTGAAGCTGCTGCTGGTGCGGATAGCTGATTCAGCAATTCAGCTGAACCAATTGTGAATCAGGCTAAAAATTAGATAAAATATCTTttgaaaactatatatatagttacaaatcgaaaatttttaaatactgTTAAATAGCATGATTAAGTTGATACGTAACCCTTTCGAATAAGCCATAGGGTAAATTCatcaattcaatttgaatcaacctatGCAAGCCGGTTCTCATAAAACTAGTGCAAAGTTTGGATAGTTGTTATTTTAGGGTATTATTACAGTGGTGTAAGTTTCTGATAGCTACTGTTTTAACTTATTATTATAgtgggaaaaaataaaagatgcgCCCAAATCAGAACAGGTTGTTCCTATTGCTCGCCTTGAAACTAAGACCAGTTTAATGCACTATGTGTAAAAATGGTCGGTTTTCTGAAAATAACCTATAAATTAGGTCTCTTCCTGTAAGTTACTCGCGGCAAAAAAAATATCCcgaaaaaatatcaaacttcTATTGATGGCAATCCCAACTACAGGGCCAACCATGGAGGAGTGAAGGTGACATCATGGTGACCCATCgcttggaagaagaaaaatggaaggaaaaagtTCCTTCGACAACTTAAATTGCTAGACAAGTACACGGCTCGAAGTGAAAACAGGACTTTTTTCACCCCAAATAAGTTATCCAGGATGCAAACACCCTGGAGAAGTTATCCAAGCACTCAAACAAGTCCTTTCCAAGCACTGAAACAAGTCCTTTGAAAAACTAAGAAGCGTCCAAGATCACCTCTTGTTGACTTGATgtaaatttgaatccaagaggCCGATGGAACTCCAATTTTAGCGTAGGGTAATTTCATTTCTTGCCATATCAAAATACATCATGAAGCTCGGAAAACCTTTACCTCTAATCAAACAACACCCATCGCGGATATTCCATGATGGGTGTAAATTTTCTGGTGAGCGGGAGGAAATCTCACTTTCTCGGTTAGAGTTGAAGCGACTTCCGCTTCCCTTCCTTAATTTCCGCTATCCCCAGGGTTCAGGACTGCATCAGTGCTTGGGTTGGAGCCGCAGGCATGGGCCAATGGCCAGTCGATGATTTGAGCGGCATGATCGCGACACAGCCTTGTGTCAGTGGGAGAGAAGCCATGCTCTTGAATAGCTAAGTTGAGACATTGGCACCTTAAAGCAActtaaacataaaaattttggggtgattTCCTCAAGTGAAGGCCCAGCAGCTTGAATAAGAAGTGTAAACTGAAGAATTTGAAGCTACAGATGTTAATCTTAAATGGTGATTCATTCATTGTTAAACCCTTTTGGTCAACAAAATTAGGTTTGGTTCAAGAGAAGACTTTAATGCAGTTTGTTGAGTATGAAATAAAGTATTCTTTGCATAATATTTTTAATGGAGGTTTACGCATGGTCAAATTAAggatcatttaattattttgcAACGTATGCTTGTGTACGTCACTTTCTTTAGCTTCATGATATCTTTTGACACAGAGATACCTAACCatgactctctctctataaaatATCATGTCACATAGAACAatacccctttgttttttttccttcataagCAAGCGGAACTCTGCCATCAAATGCGAAG
This window of the Nymphaea colorata isolate Beijing-Zhang1983 chromosome 2, ASM883128v2, whole genome shotgun sequence genome carries:
- the LOC116246770 gene encoding uncharacterized protein LOC116246770, yielding MDRLPAAAEGKEGSSVEFGWTKEKHSSYLHSLEVSFVKRVFGSTAADHFQYYHLNGYDYDHQPLDRHLPDSWDSTLDSTTLDLSHAKQYYEADRRKSKRSKKSKKRRTSLAQQAPQKDQVLPESVTGSSSASGGGSP